A genomic window from Haladaptatus caseinilyticus includes:
- a CDS encoding DNA-methyltransferase encodes METEHEIHVGNASESHLPDDSIDLVVTSPPYPMIEMWDDLFSRLNSDIGDALAREDGDTAFELMHDELDAVWAEVTRVLKPGGIAVINVGDATRKVDGTFQLFPNHSQVLHKMRNRGFRPLPDILWRKPSNRLTKFMGSGMLPPNAYTALEHEYLLVFRNGDSRQFEPGANRRYEAAYFWEERNEWFSDLWTEVRGEGQELDHGDLRERSAAFPFELPYRLISMFSVYGDTVLDPFWGTGTTSLAAMVAGRNSVGYELEPDFMDLFEERVETVDELSTEILRTRLDDHREFVGEHDGSLAYDSENYDFPVKTAQERDIQFYEVIDVTRDGTRFFATHEPYRE; translated from the coding sequence ATGGAAACAGAGCACGAGATTCACGTCGGGAACGCCAGTGAGAGTCATCTTCCCGACGATTCGATCGACCTCGTCGTTACCTCGCCGCCGTACCCGATGATCGAGATGTGGGACGACTTGTTTTCGCGGCTGAATTCGGACATCGGGGATGCGCTGGCGCGCGAGGACGGCGACACCGCGTTCGAGTTGATGCACGACGAACTCGACGCCGTCTGGGCCGAAGTCACCCGCGTGTTGAAACCCGGTGGGATTGCGGTGATAAACGTCGGCGATGCGACTCGGAAGGTCGATGGGACGTTTCAGCTCTTTCCGAATCACTCGCAGGTGCTCCACAAAATGCGAAATCGGGGGTTCCGACCGCTTCCGGACATCCTCTGGCGCAAACCCTCGAACCGTCTGACGAAGTTCATGGGGTCGGGGATGCTGCCGCCGAACGCCTACACCGCTCTCGAACACGAGTATCTCCTCGTCTTTCGAAACGGCGATTCGCGGCAGTTCGAACCCGGTGCCAATCGACGATACGAGGCCGCGTACTTCTGGGAGGAAAGAAACGAGTGGTTTTCGGACCTTTGGACCGAGGTTCGCGGCGAGGGACAAGAGTTGGATCACGGCGACCTGCGCGAACGGTCGGCGGCGTTTCCCTTCGAACTGCCGTATCGACTCATCTCGATGTTCTCCGTCTACGGTGACACCGTCCTCGACCCATTTTGGGGCACCGGTACGACCTCGCTCGCCGCGATGGTTGCAGGGCGAAACTCCGTCGGCTACGAACTCGAACCCGACTTCATGGACCTGTTCGAGGAGCGGGTCGAGACGGTGGACGAACTGTCCACCGAGATACTCCGCACGCGACTCGACGACCACCGCGAGTTCGTCGGCGAGCACGATGGATCGCTTGCGTACGACTCCGAAAACTACGACTTTCCGGTCAAAACGGCGCAAGAACGGGACATCCAGTTCTACGAAGTGATAGACGTAACCCGTGACGGAACCAGATTTTTCGCCACGCACGAACCGTATCGCGAGTAG
- a CDS encoding type I 3-dehydroquinate dehydratase → MEFDSFALMASTATLGDEPRVRDHADMVEFRMDLATDPLDQLAAYDGELPILATNRASWEGGKATGGETRLDALETAVQNDAVAAIDLELETLLSGDGKRVIEQARQHDAAVVASIHDFETTPPKKRMYELLERATDHADVGKLAVTANSRSDVLDLFSVTDRLTEDGRRVATIAMGEIGRHSRAVAPVYGSKIGYAPLDSADATAPGQYDLATLSHLVQELS, encoded by the coding sequence ATGGAGTTCGATTCGTTCGCCCTTATGGCGAGCACGGCAACCCTCGGGGATGAACCCCGGGTCCGTGATCACGCCGATATGGTGGAGTTTCGGATGGACTTGGCGACCGACCCGCTCGACCAACTCGCGGCCTACGACGGCGAACTACCGATTCTCGCCACGAACCGCGCTTCGTGGGAAGGAGGCAAGGCGACCGGTGGCGAGACCAGACTGGACGCGCTCGAAACCGCCGTACAAAACGACGCCGTGGCCGCAATCGACCTCGAACTGGAGACGCTCCTTTCGGGCGACGGAAAGCGAGTGATTGAGCAGGCCCGCCAACACGACGCGGCAGTCGTGGCCTCGATTCACGACTTCGAAACGACACCCCCCAAAAAGCGAATGTACGAACTGCTCGAACGGGCGACCGACCACGCCGATGTGGGAAAACTGGCGGTGACCGCCAACTCCCGCTCCGATGTGCTCGATCTGTTCTCGGTGACGGACCGACTCACGGAAGACGGACGTCGGGTCGCGACCATAGCAATGGGTGAAATCGGTCGCCATTCGCGGGCTGTCGCGCCGGTTTATGGGTCAAAAATCGGCTACGCTCCACTGGATTCGGCTGATGCCACTGCACCCGGGCAATACGATTTGGCAACCTTGTCCCACCTCGTGCAAGAGCTGTCGTGA
- a CDS encoding DUF7575 domain-containing protein — MTQRRPWLAAGLAFIYPGLGHAYLRQWLRALLWFGFALVTAMVFIPPETFQAVETGGFTAYSQAVQGLKTSVVLPILVVQLCNILDAYWTALRGNRAPTTGSSGDGELRCPHCNRSVDDDLEFCHWCTNPIDKETSA, encoded by the coding sequence ATGACACAACGGCGTCCGTGGCTTGCGGCCGGACTGGCGTTCATCTATCCCGGTTTGGGGCACGCCTACCTCCGCCAGTGGCTTCGCGCGCTTCTCTGGTTCGGATTCGCCCTCGTCACCGCGATGGTGTTCATCCCTCCCGAGACGTTTCAGGCGGTCGAAACCGGTGGTTTTACGGCCTATTCGCAGGCAGTACAGGGACTCAAAACGAGCGTCGTCCTTCCGATTCTCGTCGTCCAATTGTGTAACATCTTGGATGCCTACTGGACGGCTTTGCGTGGTAACCGCGCACCGACGACCGGATCCTCCGGCGACGGAGAACTTCGCTGTCCACACTGCAATCGAAGCGTAGACGACGACCTTGAGTTCTGTCACTGGTGTACGAACCCGATAGACAAAGAGACGTCCGCATAG
- a CDS encoding 3-dehydroquinate synthase II produces the protein MTRSVWLKADSEVGDWDDRRKRITAGLEAGVDWVLVDERDVERVRKLGEVDVAAFRTDGDVHVIDVEEEFAPEPDARIVGKDGEGDGTVDLPSDFSGSADLSTLRREDEAEGAFVRILSEEYEAFAEAAAEAADYTIVVGEDWTIIPLENLIARIGEETELVAGVTSADEARTAFETLELGADAVLLDSDNPDEIRATVDVRDAAERETLDLEWGEVLTIEQTGSADRVCVDTGSLMEHDEGMLIGSMSRGLFFVHAETAESPYVASRPFRVNAGAVHAYVRVPDGGTKYLSELTSGDEVQLVDTDGNTREAVVGRVKIEKRPMFRVEVETAEGDRVETLLQNAETIKVPTRDGRKAVTDLEVGDELKLYLEGGARHFGESIEESIIEQ, from the coding sequence ATGACACGCTCCGTGTGGCTCAAAGCCGATTCCGAGGTCGGCGACTGGGACGACCGTCGTAAACGAATCACCGCCGGACTGGAAGCCGGTGTAGACTGGGTTCTCGTCGACGAACGCGACGTAGAGCGCGTACGAAAGCTCGGCGAAGTCGACGTCGCGGCGTTTCGTACCGACGGCGACGTCCACGTCATCGACGTCGAAGAGGAGTTCGCGCCCGAACCGGACGCCAGAATCGTGGGCAAGGATGGCGAAGGTGACGGCACGGTTGACCTCCCATCGGATTTCTCGGGGTCGGCCGACCTTTCAACGCTCCGCCGTGAAGACGAAGCCGAGGGAGCGTTCGTCCGTATCCTGAGCGAGGAGTACGAGGCGTTCGCCGAAGCCGCGGCAGAAGCAGCCGACTACACCATCGTCGTCGGCGAGGACTGGACCATCATCCCGCTCGAAAACCTCATCGCCCGAATCGGCGAGGAGACGGAACTCGTGGCCGGAGTCACGAGCGCGGACGAAGCCCGAACCGCGTTCGAGACGCTGGAACTGGGAGCCGACGCCGTCCTGCTCGACAGCGATAATCCGGACGAGATTCGCGCAACCGTTGACGTTCGGGACGCCGCGGAGCGCGAAACGCTCGATTTGGAGTGGGGCGAAGTACTGACCATCGAACAGACGGGAAGCGCGGACCGCGTCTGTGTCGATACAGGGTCGTTGATGGAACACGACGAGGGGATGCTCATCGGTTCGATGTCGCGGGGTCTCTTTTTCGTCCACGCGGAAACCGCGGAGTCACCCTACGTCGCTTCGCGGCCCTTCCGGGTGAACGCGGGAGCGGTCCACGCCTACGTTCGTGTTCCCGACGGCGGGACGAAGTACCTCTCGGAACTCACGAGCGGTGACGAGGTCCAACTCGTCGATACCGATGGCAACACCCGCGAAGCAGTGGTCGGGCGGGTGAAAATCGAAAAGCGTCCGATGTTCCGCGTCGAGGTCGAAACGGCGGAGGGCGACCGGGTAGAGACCCTGCTCCAGAATGCGGAGACGATCAAAGTCCCCACGCGAGACGGCCGAAAAGCGGTCACCGACCTCGAAGTTGGCGACGAACTGAAACTCTATTTGGAGGGCGGTGCGCGCCACTTCGGCGAGAGCATCGAAGAGAGCATCATCGAACAGTAG
- a CDS encoding SDR family NAD(P)-dependent oxidoreductase: MGSPTYDYSDETVIVTGGSSGIGRAIATRYGAAGATVIVADVRENPKDVGETIPTHERIIEQGGEAEFVETDVSDPDEIESVVAAAHEFGGVDVMVNNAGLFVEGDFVDVSPEDFDRIFAVNTKGVFFGTQAAASDMLERGEPGNILNTASISSNVAQHGQVQYDATKGAVRMITRGTALELAEHGIRVNAVAPGQIATEFVDGLAEQMKEDARTGGFLKPIPLGRPGYPEDIAGAALFLTSEAAGYVTGELLHVDGGWQIC; this comes from the coding sequence ATGGGTTCGCCGACATACGACTACAGTGACGAGACGGTCATCGTAACGGGCGGCAGTTCCGGTATCGGGAGGGCAATTGCCACACGGTACGGCGCCGCGGGCGCGACGGTTATCGTCGCCGATGTGCGCGAAAACCCGAAGGACGTGGGTGAGACGATTCCGACACACGAGCGAATCATCGAGCAGGGTGGCGAGGCAGAATTCGTCGAAACGGACGTCTCAGACCCAGACGAAATAGAATCGGTCGTGGCGGCAGCCCACGAGTTCGGGGGCGTGGATGTGATGGTCAACAACGCTGGACTGTTCGTCGAGGGTGACTTCGTCGATGTTTCGCCCGAGGACTTCGACCGAATATTCGCCGTCAACACGAAGGGTGTTTTCTTCGGGACACAGGCCGCCGCAAGCGACATGTTGGAACGGGGCGAGCCCGGAAACATCCTCAATACGGCGTCCATCTCCTCGAACGTCGCCCAACATGGACAGGTGCAGTACGATGCGACGAAGGGTGCAGTGCGAATGATTACACGCGGTACCGCGCTCGAGCTTGCCGAACACGGGATTCGGGTAAACGCCGTTGCCCCCGGCCAAATCGCGACCGAGTTCGTTGACGGGCTCGCCGAGCAAATGAAAGAAGACGCCCGAACCGGCGGGTTTTTGAAACCGATACCCCTCGGTAGGCCGGGATATCCCGAAGATATCGCAGGTGCGGCACTGTTCCTCACGAGCGAGGCCGCTGGATACGTGACCGGCGAACTCCTCCATGTGGATGGTGGATGGCAGATCTGTTGA
- a CDS encoding 2-amino-3,7-dideoxy-D-threo-hept-6-ulosonate synthase: MNTGISARLDRIGRDGRFVIVPMDHGITLGAVRGLKNIEATIDAVTRGGADAVLTQKGIAPRVHPDKNGAGYIVHLNASTTIGPDANDKRMTGTVEEAIRVGADAVSFHINVGSDHEPDQITDLAEVCSKADKFGMPVLAMSYARGPGVDEHDAESLGHAVRLAEEVGADVVKTAYSGDSESFEHVVESTRLPVVIAGGAPGGDEATLDAVRGAMDAGAAGVSIGRSVFQHENPEAIARAVSSVVHDDLSAEDALDEVGLLANA; this comes from the coding sequence ATGAACACGGGAATTTCAGCACGACTCGACCGCATCGGACGTGACGGGCGGTTCGTCATCGTTCCGATGGACCATGGGATTACATTGGGTGCAGTACGCGGCCTGAAAAACATCGAAGCCACGATCGACGCGGTAACACGTGGGGGGGCGGACGCCGTTCTCACACAGAAAGGGATCGCACCACGCGTCCATCCGGACAAAAACGGCGCGGGGTACATCGTCCATCTGAACGCTTCGACGACCATCGGCCCGGACGCGAACGACAAACGAATGACCGGTACCGTCGAGGAAGCCATTCGCGTCGGGGCCGACGCCGTTTCGTTCCATATCAACGTCGGGAGCGACCACGAACCCGACCAGATCACCGACCTCGCGGAGGTGTGCAGCAAGGCGGACAAGTTCGGTATGCCCGTTCTCGCCATGTCCTACGCCCGCGGACCGGGCGTAGACGAACACGATGCAGAGAGCCTCGGCCACGCAGTTCGGCTTGCGGAAGAGGTCGGTGCGGACGTGGTGAAAACGGCCTACAGCGGGGACAGCGAAAGTTTCGAACACGTCGTCGAATCGACGCGCCTCCCGGTGGTTATCGCAGGGGGCGCTCCCGGAGGCGACGAAGCAACCCTCGACGCGGTTCGCGGTGCGATGGATGCGGGCGCGGCGGGCGTCTCGATCGGCCGCTCCGTCTTCCAACACGAGAATCCGGAAGCGATTGCACGCGCGGTTTCCAGCGTCGTTCACGATGATCTGTCCGCCGAAGACGCGCTCGATGAAGTCGGGCTACTGGCCAACGCGTAA
- the trpA gene encoding tryptophan synthase subunit alpha: MSDRRSALGPAFRDEPALVPYVVAGDPNQEATKEYVNALARGGADVIELGLPFSEPIADGPTIQNAIQRALSGGMTPERYLDLVAELDVDVPIVCMTYYNLIYQYGDSEGVEAFVAAAGDAGISGLIVPDLPVEESDPLREACDEHGLDLVFIVAPTTTDEREAKILAQASGFVYVQARMGTTGAQANVSSATHDSLGRLAETDLPKAVGFGVSEGDHAKEIVAGGADGVVVGSALVDIIASGENVAERLESKATELKSGALSGEEEVPQPE, encoded by the coding sequence ATGAGCGACCGACGATCAGCCCTCGGACCCGCGTTCCGCGACGAACCGGCACTGGTTCCCTACGTCGTCGCTGGTGACCCGAACCAGGAGGCGACGAAGGAGTACGTCAACGCACTCGCACGAGGCGGGGCCGACGTCATCGAACTCGGATTGCCGTTCTCGGAACCGATTGCGGACGGGCCGACGATCCAGAACGCCATTCAGCGCGCGCTTTCCGGCGGAATGACGCCCGAGCGCTACCTCGACCTCGTCGCCGAGCTGGACGTGGACGTACCGATCGTCTGTATGACTTACTACAACCTCATCTATCAGTACGGTGATTCGGAGGGCGTCGAGGCGTTCGTTGCCGCCGCGGGAGATGCTGGCATATCCGGTCTTATCGTCCCCGACCTCCCGGTCGAGGAAAGCGACCCGCTCAGAGAGGCCTGCGACGAACACGGCCTCGACCTCGTGTTCATCGTCGCACCGACGACCACGGACGAGCGTGAAGCGAAAATCCTTGCGCAAGCGTCCGGATTCGTCTACGTACAGGCCCGAATGGGAACGACTGGTGCTCAGGCGAACGTGAGCAGCGCAACCCACGACAGTCTCGGGCGCCTCGCCGAAACCGACCTGCCGAAGGCGGTCGGTTTCGGCGTGAGCGAGGGAGATCACGCGAAGGAGATCGTTGCGGGAGGCGCTGACGGCGTCGTCGTCGGGAGTGCCCTCGTGGATATCATCGCCTCCGGGGAGAACGTCGCGGAGCGACTCGAATCGAAAGCCACGGAACTTAAATCTGGGGCACTCAGCGGCGAAGAGGAAGTGCCGCAACCGGAATGA
- the trpB gene encoding tryptophan synthase subunit beta: MSANGSDTENDAKFGEYGGQYVPEVLMPAIEELQSAYERYVLENEDDFMDEFRRHLRDFGGRPTPLQYADALSERYDRDIYLKREDLVHGGAHKLNNALGQVLLAKYMGKDRIVAETGAGQHGTATAMAATYLGIDCEVYMGRTDINRQRPNVFRMRTHDADVNPVDVGSGTLKEAINETMRDWATNVEDTHYVIGSVVGPHPFPRMVRDFQAVISEEAREQIQEQAGRLPDSVVACAGGGSNTMGAFHEFVGDEDVSLFAVEAGGSGLTIDEDEGLAPHSASLSTGENGVLHGARTKLLQSEDGQILESHSVSAGLDYSGVGPELAHLAETGRVTPVSVGDDAALEAFHRLSKLEGIIPALESSHAIAYLEAAEELGDLVVVNVSGRGDKDLDTVIEESEKRGIDAAPSMEVFE, encoded by the coding sequence ATGAGCGCGAACGGGAGCGATACCGAAAACGACGCAAAATTCGGCGAATATGGCGGCCAGTACGTACCGGAAGTGCTCATGCCCGCTATCGAAGAACTCCAGTCGGCGTACGAGCGATACGTCTTGGAAAACGAGGACGACTTCATGGACGAATTCCGTCGCCATCTCCGTGATTTCGGTGGCCGACCGACCCCCTTGCAGTACGCGGATGCACTCAGCGAACGATACGATCGCGACATCTACCTGAAGCGCGAGGATCTGGTTCACGGTGGAGCACACAAGTTGAACAACGCGCTCGGGCAGGTCTTGCTGGCGAAGTACATGGGCAAGGACCGAATCGTCGCGGAAACTGGCGCGGGCCAGCACGGCACCGCGACCGCGATGGCCGCGACGTACCTCGGCATCGACTGCGAGGTGTACATGGGGCGAACCGACATCAACCGTCAGCGCCCGAACGTCTTCCGGATGCGAACCCACGACGCGGACGTGAATCCCGTGGATGTCGGCTCCGGAACGCTGAAAGAAGCCATCAACGAGACGATGCGCGACTGGGCGACCAACGTGGAGGACACCCACTACGTCATCGGGAGCGTCGTCGGGCCCCATCCCTTCCCACGAATGGTGAGGGATTTTCAGGCGGTCATCAGTGAGGAAGCGAGGGAGCAGATTCAGGAGCAAGCGGGAAGACTGCCCGACAGCGTCGTCGCCTGCGCGGGTGGCGGGTCGAACACGATGGGCGCGTTTCACGAATTCGTCGGAGATGAGGACGTCTCGCTGTTCGCAGTCGAAGCGGGCGGGTCCGGCCTGACGATCGACGAAGACGAAGGCCTCGCCCCGCATTCAGCCTCGCTTTCGACGGGCGAGAACGGCGTACTTCACGGTGCGCGGACGAAACTGCTTCAGAGCGAGGACGGACAAATCCTCGAATCCCACAGCGTGAGCGCGGGACTCGATTACTCCGGCGTCGGGCCGGAGCTCGCACATCTCGCCGAAACGGGTCGCGTAACACCAGTCAGCGTCGGAGACGATGCCGCACTCGAGGCGTTCCACCGTCTTTCGAAACTGGAAGGGATCATCCCTGCACTGGAGTCGAGCCACGCGATCGCATATCTGGAAGCGGCGGAGGAATTGGGCGACCTCGTCGTCGTCAACGTCTCCGGACGGGGGGACAAGGATCTCGATACGGTCATCGAGGAGAGCGAGAAACGCGGCATCGATGCCGCGCCGAGTATGGAGGTATTCGAATGA
- the trpC gene encoding indole-3-glycerol phosphate synthase — MNAGDELAPAVQSILRDARNRDTPDEHVSVDARSLPEAIAHAEADGRVPVIAEIKPTSPTTDGNRSDDPVELAEGMVEGGATALSVLTEPTHFGGSAETLRRVREAVDVPVLRKDFIVEEAQFDTVAADLVLLIARFVDDLERLVTSARDRGFQVLVEVHTSDELKIAVDAGADIVGVNNRDLTELTVDLDTFETVAPDVPNDVTLVAESGITTPDDARRMREAGADALLVGSAIMDGDVAENTRRLVSA; from the coding sequence ATGAACGCAGGAGACGAACTCGCACCCGCGGTGCAGTCCATACTTCGGGATGCGAGAAACCGAGACACACCCGACGAGCACGTGTCCGTAGATGCTCGCTCGCTTCCGGAGGCGATCGCACACGCGGAGGCGGACGGGCGGGTGCCAGTCATCGCGGAAATAAAGCCGACAAGTCCGACGACGGACGGGAACCGATCAGATGATCCGGTAGAACTAGCCGAAGGAATGGTTGAGGGGGGTGCAACTGCTCTCTCAGTGCTGACCGAACCGACGCATTTCGGCGGTTCGGCGGAGACCCTCCGCCGGGTTCGCGAGGCGGTGGACGTTCCCGTACTCCGCAAGGATTTCATCGTGGAGGAGGCACAATTCGACACGGTGGCTGCCGACCTCGTTTTGCTCATTGCCCGATTCGTGGACGACCTCGAACGACTGGTCACGTCGGCCCGTGACCGCGGTTTTCAGGTGCTCGTGGAAGTCCACACGAGTGACGAACTGAAAATCGCGGTGGACGCCGGCGCGGACATCGTCGGCGTGAACAATCGTGACCTCACCGAACTGACGGTGGATCTGGACACCTTCGAAACGGTCGCACCCGACGTGCCGAACGACGTGACCCTCGTCGCCGAAAGTGGGATCACGACGCCCGACGATGCACGGCGGATGCGCGAGGCAGGCGCAGACGCTCTCCTCGTCGGGAGTGCGATCATGGACGGGGATGTAGCCGAAAATACACGGAGGCTGGTTTCCGCATGA
- a CDS encoding MGMT family protein gives MDENAGIYAQESPYLERFVQMGVASGRILRVTFPREADDDTEEDHAVLDRIIAYLEGVEDNFDDVQVALTLPTDQRNVLEAVRKIPYGEQVNVETLTRMTSDLDHTEDADLDLVRTALDSNPAPLLVPDHRVRDGPSAAPPDVEQKLRSLEGL, from the coding sequence ATGGACGAGAATGCCGGTATCTACGCGCAGGAGTCGCCCTATCTGGAGCGGTTCGTGCAGATGGGGGTCGCAAGCGGTCGCATTTTGCGGGTCACGTTCCCTCGCGAGGCCGACGACGATACCGAGGAAGACCACGCGGTCCTAGACCGAATCATCGCGTATTTGGAAGGCGTGGAGGATAATTTCGACGACGTGCAGGTCGCTCTGACGCTCCCGACCGACCAACGAAACGTCCTCGAAGCGGTGCGAAAAATCCCCTACGGCGAGCAGGTAAACGTCGAAACGCTGACCCGAATGACCTCCGACCTCGACCACACCGAGGACGCGGATTTGGATCTCGTTCGGACTGCCTTGGACAGCAACCCAGCGCCCCTCCTCGTTCCCGACCACCGGGTTCGTGACGGTCCAAGTGCGGCACCACCGGACGTAGAGCAGAAACTGCGGTCGTTGGAAGGACTGTAA
- a CDS encoding GNAT family N-acetyltransferase, giving the protein MYVRDAKNREEVWLLDNIEAMGLDETAFRSRDYVIAIDEESGEKAGFGRIRIHKPDDAPEICELTSIGVVKAWREQGVGAHVIERLIDKAGDDGFEAVYALVGVPDFLAQFGFEAIEVDDLPGKLRERLGAKRERTEPDAIPMMLSVGEFEMPDRLRERFKSARPQETTPSDTDDADDMAEEFGIDPDEATYKYDTGRQ; this is encoded by the coding sequence ATGTACGTCCGGGATGCCAAAAACAGGGAGGAAGTCTGGCTGCTCGACAACATCGAGGCGATGGGGTTAGACGAAACCGCCTTTCGGTCCCGCGACTACGTCATCGCCATCGACGAAGAGTCAGGCGAAAAAGCCGGGTTCGGTCGGATTCGAATCCACAAACCCGACGATGCACCGGAAATCTGTGAGCTGACCAGCATCGGTGTCGTAAAAGCGTGGCGCGAACAGGGGGTCGGCGCGCACGTCATCGAACGCCTCATCGACAAAGCTGGGGACGACGGTTTCGAGGCGGTGTACGCCCTCGTCGGTGTCCCCGATTTCCTCGCGCAGTTCGGATTCGAAGCCATCGAGGTCGACGATTTGCCCGGAAAACTTCGGGAGCGACTCGGCGCGAAGCGCGAGCGGACCGAACCGGACGCTATCCCGATGATGCTCTCAGTCGGTGAGTTCGAGATGCCCGACCGCCTGCGCGAGCGGTTCAAAAGCGCCAGACCGCAGGAGACTACACCGTCGGACACGGACGATGCCGACGACATGGCAGAGGAGTTCGGTATCGACCCTGACGAGGCGACATACAAATACGACACCGGGCGACAGTAG
- a CDS encoding acyl-CoA mutase large subunit family protein gives MFDADDLEEIRRGKDDWEDETLSPTIDRFGERKDEFTTDTDGQSVDRLYTPNDVADLEYEEDLGFPGEDPYTRGVYPTMYRGRLWTMRQYAGFGTADETNERYHYLLDNGQSGLSMAFDLPTQMGYTSDDEMSAGEVGKSGVAIDTLADMETVFDGIPLDEVSTSMTINAPASVLLAMYIAVGDEQGVPRERLRGTIQNDLLKEYIARNTYIYPPEPSMRVITDIFEFCAEETPKFNTISISGYHVREAGATAAQELAFTLGDGIAYVEAALDAGLDVDEFAPQLSFFFNAHNDILEEVAKFRAARRMWATIMEERFGAENPKSKQLKFHTQTAGSTLTAQQIDNNVVRVAYQALAAVLGGTQSLHTNGKDEALALPTEKSVRTALRTQQILAHESGAADTIDPLAGSYYVEALTDDLEAEAFDLLDTIDEKGGMPSAIESQWVQRQIQDVAYDRQQEVEAGERIIVGVNEFEVDEEPEMDIQEVTEEDERRQIESLNEVRAERDDERVEEVLSALRTAAEGDDNLMPYIIDAVKAYATVGEICNVLRDVFGEYRPGTAV, from the coding sequence ATGTTCGACGCGGACGACCTCGAAGAAATCCGCCGGGGGAAAGACGACTGGGAGGACGAGACGCTCTCCCCGACAATCGACCGATTCGGTGAACGAAAGGACGAGTTCACGACCGATACGGACGGGCAGTCGGTAGACCGTCTCTACACGCCAAACGACGTGGCCGATCTGGAGTACGAGGAGGACCTCGGCTTCCCGGGCGAGGATCCCTACACGCGCGGCGTCTACCCGACGATGTACCGCGGGCGACTGTGGACCATGCGCCAGTACGCCGGCTTCGGAACGGCGGACGAGACGAACGAACGCTATCACTACCTGCTCGACAACGGCCAGAGCGGTCTCTCGATGGCGTTCGACCTCCCGACCCAGATGGGCTACACCTCCGACGACGAGATGTCGGCGGGCGAAGTCGGAAAGTCGGGCGTGGCCATCGACACGCTGGCCGACATGGAAACCGTCTTCGACGGGATTCCATTGGACGAGGTGAGCACGTCGATGACGATCAACGCACCCGCATCCGTCCTGCTGGCGATGTACATCGCGGTTGGCGACGAGCAGGGCGTCCCCCGCGAACGACTTCGCGGCACGATTCAGAACGACCTGCTGAAGGAGTACATCGCGCGAAACACGTACATCTACCCGCCGGAACCATCGATGCGGGTCATCACGGATATCTTCGAGTTCTGCGCCGAGGAGACGCCGAAGTTCAACACCATCTCGATTTCGGGGTATCACGTCCGTGAGGCCGGTGCGACGGCGGCGCAAGAACTGGCGTTCACACTCGGCGATGGTATCGCGTACGTCGAGGCCGCACTCGACGCCGGACTGGACGTGGACGAGTTCGCGCCCCAACTCTCCTTCTTCTTCAACGCCCACAACGACATACTGGAGGAAGTCGCGAAGTTCCGTGCGGCCCGACGAATGTGGGCCACCATCATGGAGGAGCGATTCGGCGCGGAGAACCCGAAATCGAAACAGCTCAAGTTCCACACGCAGACGGCAGGTTCTACCCTGACCGCCCAGCAGATCGACAACAACGTGGTTCGCGTCGCGTATCAAGCGTTGGCCGCCGTTCTCGGCGGCACGCAGAGCCTTCATACGAACGGGAAGGACGAAGCGCTCGCGCTCCCGACCGAAAAGAGCGTGCGAACCGCGCTCCGAACCCAGCAAATCCTCGCCCACGAAAGCGGGGCCGCGGACACGATCGATCCGCTCGCCGGAAGCTACTACGTCGAGGCACTCACGGACGACCTGGAAGCGGAAGCCTTCGACCTCCTCGATACCATCGACGAGAAGGGCGGAATGCCTTCGGCAATCGAAAGCCAGTGGGTGCAGCGCCAGATTCAGGACGTTGCCTACGACCGCCAGCAGGAAGTCGAGGCTGGCGAGCGGATCATCGTCGGCGTCAACGAGTTCGAGGTGGACGAAGAACCCGAGATGGACATCCAGGAGGTCACCGAAGAGGACGAACGCCGCCAAATCGAGAGCCTGAACGAGGTTCGAGCGGAACGTGACGACGAACGCGTCGAGGAGGTACTTTCCGCACTCCGCACTGCTGCGGAAGGCGACGACAACCTGATGCCGTACATCATCGACGCCGTGAAGGCCTACGCCACGGTCGGCGAAATCTGCAACGTCCTCCGGGACGTATTCGGCGAATACCGCCCCGGAACTGCGGTTTAG